A stretch of Besnoitia besnoiti strain Bb-Ger1 chromosome Unknown contig00022, whole genome shotgun sequence DNA encodes these proteins:
- a CDS encoding rhoptry protein ROP18 (encoded by transcript BESB_042450) has product MMTRTNAPRHAAPLLWLGITIVSFVTLTRGGAGLVNSHLKTHSRALQDAPVQDFPIGYWKDIGKHAELAGERNDDKPGAISWLEKNTAGDAQRTATGQLTTRWQRVARRLGFGKRNREVAESAGTVPAKRRSTWAGKIAQHMRRAGALLRRKLPAYFSGLRTRIRNWWRGMPDVVRFQPEEPGDALVARLLAELRGIGGRPQDIKWEHGAFDDCVSSTFFPPDAPVQVVSEITGSSRTFVRGPPLGTGGFGIVFLARDVETNEEVVLKAAIKDGVLAETIPASVQKEAFFYRQLPGVKTPEDAHLHLRLLVAADVVKVAHAPATKACASGNWWSSQWVPNLFLVMPKAETDLERLTTTSFEEGPTVSESELGRAARLQLSIGIIQTVANLHDQGLVHVDIKPGNFVVMSDGRLFLSDYGSCEKLGTVRMHVGLAMGYLPPEFTLSGGVHYAQAFDAWQVGLSLYVLWCKDRPEGIGRGVVLDFSKCPVDPPEAIKDLIRWFLQKDEGLRLLPLRAMRTRQFRQIKKEVERSLRHFAIQPPLETGEETQSVKLEQASLAEATERPGERGMTDTMSTGVEA; this is encoded by the coding sequence ATGATGACGCGTACCAACGCACCCAGACACGCGGCTCCCCTCCTGTGGCTAGGCATCACAATTGTCTCGTTCGTCACCCTCACACGTGGGGGGGCTGGCCTTGTGAATTCGCACTTGAAGACTCACTCACGCGCACTGCAGGATGCCCCAGTGCAGGACTTTCCAATCGGATACTGGAAAGACATCGGCAAGCACGCTGAACTCGCTGGAGAGAGAAATGACGACAAGCCAGGGGCCATCTCATGGCTCGAGAAGAACACTGCTGGGGATGCGCAAAGAACTGCAACAGGCCAGCTCACCACGCGCTGGCAAAGAGTGGCTCGCCGTTTGGGCTTTGGGAAAAGAAATAGGGAAGTcgcggagtctgcaggcACTGTCCCCGCGAAACGGCGCTCGACGTGGGCGGGAAAAATTGCCCAGCATATGCGCCGTGCTGGAGCACTTTTGCGGCGCAAACTCCCAGCATACTTTTCCggtctgcggacgcgcatTCGCAACTGGTGGAGGGGCATGCCAGATGTTGTGAGATTCCAGCCGGAAGAGCCGGGAGATGCCCTTGTCGCTCGTCTACTGGCTGAATTGCGCGGGATAGGCGGGCGGCCTCAAGACATCAAATGGGAGCACGGAGCTTTCGACGACTGCGTGTCTTCAACCTTCTTTCCTCCTGATGCCCCGGTACAGGTTGTCTCAGAAATTACGGGAAGCTCTAGGACGTTTGTGAGAGGCCCACCTCTCGGGACAGGCGGCTTTGGCATCGTGTTCTTAGCACGAGACGTAGAGACCAATGAGGAGGTTGTTCTGAAGGCTGCTATCAAGGACGGGGTCCTTGCGGAAACGATCCCAGCCAGTGTGCAGAAGGAAGCATTTTTCTACCGTCAGCTTCCAGGTGTGAAAACGCCAGAGGATGCTCACCTGCATCTAAGGCTCCTAGTTGCCGCCGACGTTGTGAAGGTTGCACACGCTCCAGCGACCAAGGCGTGCGCGTCCGGAAATTGGTGGTCTAGTCAGTGGGTCCCCAACTTGTTTCTTGTCATGCCGAAGGCAGAGACTGACCTGGAACGGCTTACAACAACATCATTTGAAGAAGGCCCCACTGTCAGCGAGAGTGAGCTCGGCCGCGCTGCACGCTTGCAGCTGAGCATCGGCATCATTCAAACGGTGGCCAACCTCCACGACCAGGGATTAGTTCATGTCGACATCAAGCCAGGAAATTTCGTAGTCATGAGTGACGGGCGACTCTTTCTCAGTGACTATGGCTCATGTGAGAAGCTGGGAACGGTCAGGATGCATGTAGGGCTGGCAATGGGGTACCTCCCTCCCGAGTTCACGTTGTCTGGCGGGGTACATTATGCACAGGCGTTTGACGCGTGGCAAGTCGGTCTATCTCTGTACGTGCTTTGGTGCAAGGACAGGCCTGAAGGGATTGGCCGTGGAGTGGTTTTGGATTTTAGCAAGTGTCCTGTGGATCCGCCAGAGGCAATCAAGGACCTCATTCGGTGGTTCCTACAAAAGGACGAGGGGCTCCGGCTGCTGCCTTTGCGTGCCATGCGAACTCGGCAGTTTCGCCAGATAAAGAAGGAGGTTGAGCGGTCGCTGCGACATTTCGCCATACAGCCTCCGTTAGAaacaggcgaagagacgcagtcGGTGAAACTAGAGCAGGCGTCTTTGGCGGAGGCTACGGAACGTCCTGGGGAACGTGGAATGACGGATACGATGTCGACAGGCGTCGAGGCGTAG